The following proteins come from a genomic window of Paenibacillus sp. CAA11:
- a CDS encoding MSCRAMM family protein translates to MLSFCLAVLLALQTVVFPAAANANGVPGSPNAVDSLSVTQAVYGAPGQPSSATQAVYARPSTLAALATNPVDKTTVLVSANPAFNLTVKQGNPAAVIQPGGEINGRENFTLELESIAVPTKGDDLNAPPEGVIQQGDYAILDKAVYFPGLNLAPAGPMSINQGGLKIATVQFFADSIKITFDGTGVYDGSRRDVKIGFSAAAKAADQTPGGGGDTTIFGDGYKFKNSDLVPEYNIIVSSLSNGGYDTGINSPSFQEGTITWKAVVTATDRDDKTVPLKLDGLTFSDALANVGVYVPGSFTVDGSAADPDVAADRTLSYKFPAVSTVDNVRSTATITFKTWIPSNIYYYEKNGNFADQYGWARIDNAANLVDDAADVKASSNTHRIAIRPNWIAVTGKPGKSGNDTLITWTVEVNKRINNNGVLSRTGLQNVKITDILPAGTEFVSATYKNGDSGTDTPITRNAAGEYEIGTAIGGDLNGPLYMTVVTKVTDSSKSTFDYKARANWELDVKDGGTAIQNNDATEWTAPAAVMENAQVRIGAHAFTKSATTTTALHNIAGTKWTINLKLQYDLDAPVVYDLLVYGGSLDVLDNLDANPKVTSTTLDAIKSQIDTKQLWQKYRENTLTVSNGLTGEVIPLTVNGERVADLIKVTGYKGDVSGSVSFEAVTTNPDNLFRQDNVGNTWSNRGLLFDGDDYMSRAEANTSNFVRMLNKEMLYANTAGLEGVAADWNRNYSGQWSDSIWKRTPVANDPNWYTDNSRPDNYILAGYDRKDQTVTFRLAVNMPGFNTEEMAKDGGTRVASDIKLVDTLPEGWEFVDYAPGEAYRLYKGSTGYRTDGKGGNGRYAQAVSVIDPGTPQHVVSFTQNGNKGTFTFSKLESPYVILVKARPTHAALATYQLGNNNAGENQAVFSMKWGDKPYSATEVHKIIVPVQSLSKTVQKPVSGVQEWTVNYTPPFQMKKGVYLLDTLGKGLKLRQNAAGGLSLDPSDIAVYPGKLKPDGTLEREGGPLNLADPNSEVKVTAGTDPATGGSTLRFDFADPNKLYQLVYQTESQGMQPGTAGNSIKLMGDNTLPPIGAQSSITLDANDVAGSANENGLLYLKKVGPDGTTVLKDVKFKLFNSDGTPAKDKDGNVMEEKTTGVDGKTNFIIQLAGDYLLKQTYIDTNTYLPTTTVYRVRVIDSPGKPVLVDGIKVDSNTPLIVPTPAQGKLTISNKVEGNGSDPNKEFEYAVTFSGEGKDGEYTYKKPDHTDGKIKSGDKIILKHGQTATLPILPAGLVYTVTEGDYTTVDGYTTDPGTREWSGTIVNKGDHKADFINERIVSKLTISNAVMGNGGDKSKEFEYTVRFEGTGKDESYAYEKSDGDKGLIKSGGIFRLKDGETLDILDLPNNLKYTVTQKDYTTDEYMTTPVERYYTGVMKGKDETAPFTNVRVLTGSLLIGNTVQGNGGDKTKAFKYKVTFTGEGADGSYPYEKSDGSKGTITSGDTFELRDGQTFLVQELPTNLQYKVTEDNYTNDGYETDPESLNRTGTIPAKDAAEARFVNKRQLPVLEGVLRDNNTGEVIPNASITVTNLKTGEKQTIRTNEKGEYSVIAEADTDYTITFTKRYQVGGKDVPVEFTQKANVNSSVTNETVPANITAVGIVLLKQPDGQDSLLGSELAGKMRIYLRNAGGQYVTDENGKPKAFSLQPNGVFSAEGLAAEKYKMEVRYEVAPGQELTVLHADLDVKANGELNISQGLVDPYGIITDATNGRTIEGAEVTLYYADTPRNKANGIVPGTKVTLPAIPGFAPNDNASPSQNSDANGAYAYMVFPYTDYYLVVTKAGYETYTSPILSVDTDVVRHDLQLKPISSGGGGGGTVPVDPGPAPVTPVPEPSKPEPESPKPGSVNGGTDNTDNGTDQVANGSDNIDNGTDNVDNGIGSIDNGTDDVNNGAGDIDNGMDDADSDNSKGNNAGGNVDNEAASVDYELDDAPKTGDSSPSPTLYMVLALMSLITIGFCLHSSKKKHIQ, encoded by the coding sequence ATGCTATCTTTCTGCCTGGCAGTTTTGCTTGCCTTGCAGACAGTAGTGTTCCCTGCTGCTGCAAATGCGAATGGCGTACCGGGCTCGCCGAACGCGGTCGATTCGCTGTCGGTAACTCAGGCGGTGTACGGCGCGCCAGGCCAACCGTCATCGGCAACTCAGGCGGTGTACGCTCGGCCGTCGACATTAGCGGCGCTGGCGACAAACCCGGTGGACAAAACGACGGTGCTGGTCAGTGCCAATCCGGCGTTTAACCTCACAGTGAAGCAGGGCAACCCTGCGGCTGTGATTCAGCCTGGGGGCGAGATTAACGGCCGGGAGAACTTTACCCTTGAGCTGGAAAGTATCGCCGTGCCGACCAAGGGGGACGATCTCAATGCTCCGCCTGAAGGCGTGATTCAGCAGGGGGATTATGCCATCCTGGACAAGGCGGTCTACTTCCCTGGTTTGAATTTGGCGCCTGCAGGTCCTATGTCAATCAATCAGGGCGGACTGAAGATTGCGACCGTCCAGTTTTTTGCCGATTCCATCAAAATTACATTTGATGGCACAGGGGTATATGACGGCAGTAGACGCGACGTCAAAATTGGCTTTTCCGCTGCTGCTAAAGCCGCAGATCAAACCCCTGGCGGCGGTGGGGATACGACCATTTTTGGAGATGGCTATAAGTTTAAAAACTCGGACTTAGTGCCGGAGTACAACATCATTGTTAGCTCTTTAAGCAACGGCGGCTATGACACTGGGATTAACAGCCCCTCTTTTCAAGAGGGTACCATTACGTGGAAAGCGGTAGTGACTGCGACGGATAGGGACGATAAAACCGTTCCCCTGAAGTTGGACGGGCTGACCTTCTCGGATGCGCTTGCGAACGTAGGCGTGTATGTGCCTGGGTCTTTCACGGTGGATGGAAGTGCGGCAGATCCTGATGTTGCTGCAGATCGCACACTTTCCTACAAGTTCCCAGCCGTATCCACGGTAGATAATGTCAGGAGCACGGCGACGATCACTTTCAAAACGTGGATCCCTAGCAATATTTATTACTATGAAAAGAACGGCAATTTTGCTGATCAGTATGGATGGGCCCGCATTGATAATGCTGCAAACCTTGTAGATGACGCTGCCGATGTGAAAGCTTCATCCAATACCCATCGGATTGCCATACGACCCAACTGGATTGCAGTGACGGGCAAGCCCGGCAAGAGCGGAAACGATACGCTCATCACATGGACAGTTGAGGTCAACAAGAGGATTAACAATAATGGCGTGCTGTCCAGAACCGGCTTGCAGAATGTTAAGATCACAGACATCCTGCCTGCGGGGACGGAGTTTGTGTCTGCAACTTATAAGAATGGGGACAGCGGTACGGATACCCCAATTACCCGAAACGCTGCAGGGGAGTACGAGATCGGAACCGCCATCGGCGGGGATCTGAACGGCCCTCTCTATATGACAGTTGTGACTAAGGTGACAGACAGCAGCAAGTCAACCTTTGATTACAAAGCGCGCGCTAACTGGGAGTTGGATGTCAAGGATGGAGGAACTGCCATCCAAAACAACGATGCGACCGAATGGACCGCTCCCGCTGCCGTTATGGAAAATGCACAGGTTAGAATTGGCGCACATGCCTTCACGAAAAGTGCCACTACAACCACCGCGCTGCACAACATTGCAGGCACCAAGTGGACGATCAACTTGAAGCTGCAATACGATCTGGATGCTCCGGTCGTCTATGATTTGCTAGTTTACGGCGGTTCTCTCGACGTACTGGATAATCTGGACGCCAATCCTAAGGTAACGTCGACAACTCTGGATGCTATTAAGAGTCAAATCGACACCAAGCAGTTGTGGCAGAAGTACCGCGAGAATACGCTGACCGTGAGTAATGGGTTAACGGGTGAAGTGATCCCCTTGACGGTCAACGGCGAGCGGGTGGCGGACCTGATCAAAGTGACCGGGTACAAAGGAGATGTATCGGGGAGCGTTTCTTTTGAGGCCGTCACAACCAACCCGGATAACCTGTTCCGACAGGATAATGTCGGAAACACATGGAGCAACCGGGGGCTGCTCTTCGATGGGGACGATTATATGAGCCGCGCAGAGGCCAACACCTCGAATTTTGTGCGGATGCTGAACAAGGAAATGCTGTATGCGAACACGGCGGGTTTAGAAGGGGTTGCAGCCGACTGGAACCGCAACTATTCAGGCCAATGGAGTGACAGCATATGGAAAAGAACGCCCGTTGCCAACGATCCAAACTGGTATACGGACAACTCTCGTCCTGACAATTACATCCTGGCAGGCTATGACCGCAAGGATCAAACGGTCACCTTCCGGCTGGCGGTGAACATGCCAGGCTTCAATACGGAGGAGATGGCCAAGGATGGCGGCACCCGTGTTGCCAGCGACATCAAGCTGGTGGATACGTTGCCGGAGGGCTGGGAGTTTGTAGATTATGCTCCTGGCGAGGCTTATAGACTTTATAAAGGTAGTACGGGCTATAGAACGGATGGTAAAGGCGGAAATGGTAGGTACGCTCAGGCCGTTTCTGTTATTGATCCGGGTACGCCTCAGCATGTAGTGAGCTTCACCCAGAATGGCAATAAGGGCACCTTCACTTTCTCCAAGCTGGAGAGTCCTTACGTCATTCTGGTGAAGGCGCGTCCGACCCATGCCGCGCTTGCGACCTACCAGTTGGGTAACAATAATGCCGGTGAGAATCAGGCTGTGTTCTCCATGAAATGGGGAGACAAGCCGTACAGCGCGACCGAAGTCCACAAAATTATTGTGCCTGTGCAGTCTCTGAGCAAGACAGTACAAAAGCCTGTTTCAGGGGTACAGGAATGGACGGTGAATTACACGCCTCCGTTCCAGATGAAGAAAGGTGTCTATTTGCTGGATACCCTTGGCAAGGGACTGAAGCTGCGCCAGAATGCAGCAGGTGGCCTATCTCTCGATCCTTCCGACATCGCTGTCTATCCTGGCAAGTTAAAGCCGGATGGCACTTTGGAGCGTGAAGGAGGTCCGCTAAATCTTGCGGATCCGAATAGTGAAGTGAAGGTCACTGCAGGCACAGACCCAGCAACAGGGGGATCGACGCTTAGGTTTGACTTTGCCGATCCGAATAAGCTCTATCAGCTCGTTTACCAGACCGAATCCCAGGGCATGCAGCCGGGAACGGCTGGGAACTCCATCAAGCTGATGGGCGATAATACCCTTCCGCCAATCGGAGCGCAGAGCAGCATTACGCTGGACGCGAACGATGTGGCGGGAAGTGCAAATGAAAACGGCCTGCTCTATCTCAAGAAGGTTGGGCCCGACGGCACAACAGTGTTGAAGGACGTAAAGTTCAAGTTGTTTAATTCTGACGGTACACCGGCCAAGGATAAAGATGGAAATGTAATGGAGGAAAAAACAACAGGTGTAGACGGTAAGACGAATTTCATTATTCAGCTGGCTGGGGATTATTTGCTCAAGCAGACGTATATTGATACCAACACTTACTTGCCTACGACTACAGTATACCGGGTGCGTGTCATTGATTCGCCGGGCAAGCCTGTCCTTGTAGACGGTATAAAGGTGGATTCAAACACTCCGCTGATTGTGCCTACACCGGCCCAAGGCAAGCTGACCATCAGCAATAAGGTGGAAGGTAACGGGAGCGATCCGAACAAAGAGTTCGAGTACGCCGTGACCTTCAGCGGCGAGGGCAAGGATGGAGAGTACACTTACAAGAAGCCAGATCATACGGATGGCAAAATTAAGAGCGGGGACAAGATTATCCTCAAGCACGGACAAACTGCCACGCTGCCGATATTGCCTGCGGGTCTGGTTTATACCGTAACCGAAGGCGATTATACGACCGTTGATGGTTACACGACTGATCCGGGAACGAGAGAATGGTCCGGCACCATTGTGAATAAAGGCGATCACAAGGCGGACTTCATCAACGAACGGATCGTCAGCAAGCTGACCATCAGCAATGCGGTTATGGGCAACGGCGGCGACAAGTCGAAGGAGTTCGAGTACACCGTCCGCTTTGAGGGTACAGGTAAGGACGAAAGCTACGCTTACGAGAAGTCGGACGGGGATAAAGGTCTGATCAAGTCTGGCGGTATCTTCCGGCTCAAGGACGGGGAGACACTGGATATTTTGGACCTGCCTAACAATCTAAAATATACAGTTACCCAGAAAGACTACACAACCGATGAATACATGACTACTCCTGTGGAGCGGTATTATACCGGAGTCATGAAGGGTAAGGATGAAACTGCCCCGTTCACGAACGTACGCGTCTTGACAGGCAGCCTGTTAATCGGCAACACGGTTCAAGGGAATGGCGGCGACAAGACGAAGGCGTTCAAGTACAAGGTCACCTTTACAGGTGAGGGAGCGGATGGTTCCTATCCTTATGAGAAGTCGGATGGCAGCAAAGGCACCATCACAAGTGGAGATACCTTTGAGCTTAGAGACGGCCAGACGTTCCTTGTACAAGAACTTCCTACGAATCTGCAGTATAAGGTAACCGAGGATAATTATACGAACGACGGCTATGAGACGGATCCTGAAAGTCTCAATCGCACGGGTACCATTCCGGCGAAAGATGCGGCTGAAGCCCGCTTTGTCAATAAAAGGCAGCTTCCGGTTCTGGAAGGCGTGCTGCGGGACAACAACACAGGTGAAGTCATTCCGAATGCGTCCATCACGGTGACCAATCTGAAGACAGGCGAGAAGCAGACGATTCGGACGAATGAGAAGGGTGAATATTCGGTCATTGCCGAGGCCGATACCGACTATACGATCACATTTACGAAGAGATATCAGGTAGGCGGGAAAGATGTGCCTGTCGAGTTCACGCAAAAAGCGAATGTGAACAGCAGTGTGACGAACGAGACCGTTCCGGCGAATATTACAGCCGTAGGCATTGTGCTTCTGAAGCAGCCTGACGGGCAGGATTCGCTGCTCGGCAGCGAGCTGGCTGGCAAGATGCGCATTTACCTGCGGAATGCCGGAGGTCAATATGTGACGGATGAGAACGGCAAGCCTAAAGCGTTCAGCCTGCAGCCGAACGGTGTCTTCTCAGCGGAGGGTTTAGCTGCGGAGAAGTACAAGATGGAAGTGCGCTACGAAGTGGCGCCAGGCCAAGAATTAACGGTCCTTCATGCGGATCTGGATGTGAAGGCGAATGGGGAATTGAATATTTCCCAAGGGCTCGTTGACCCGTATGGTATCATTACGGATGCAACAAACGGCAGGACGATTGAAGGTGCAGAAGTGACGCTGTACTATGCGGATACGCCGAGAAACAAGGCCAACGGCATTGTACCAGGTACGAAAGTAACGCTGCCAGCGATTCCGGGCTTTGCACCAAACGATAACGCCAGCCCAAGTCAGAACAGCGACGCTAATGGTGCCTATGCATACATGGTGTTCCCGTATACGGATTACTATCTAGTTGTAACGAAAGCTGGCTATGAGACGTATACGAGTCCGATACTCTCGGTCGATACAGATGTCGTACGCCACGATTTACAGTTGAAGCCGATAAGTTCCGGCGGCGGCGGTGGAGGTACGGTTCCCGTAGATCCTGGGCCAGCTCCGGTGACCCCGGTGCCTGAGCCAAGCAAACCGGAACCTGAAAGTCCTAAGCCCGGCAGTGTCAACGGCGGAACCGATAACACCGATAATGGAACCGACCAAGTCGCCAATGGCAGCGATAACATTGACAATGGAACCGACAACGTTGATAACGGAATCGGCAGCATCGACAATGGAACCGATGACGTTAACAACGGAGCTGGTGACATTGACAACGGAATGGATGACGCCGACAGCGATAACAGCAAAGGCAACAATGCAGGCGGCAACGTCGACAATGAAGCCGCGAGTGTCGATTACGAGCTGGATGATGCTCCGAAAACAGGGGATAGCAGTCCGTCGCCAACCCTCTATATGGTATTGGCGCTGATGTCCTTGATTACAATTGGATTCTGTCTACACAGCAGCAAGAAGAAGCACATTCAGTAA
- a CDS encoding NAD(P)H oxidoreductase, with translation MRVLCVVSHPRKDSLTFKVADRFVQGLSEAGHDYEILDLHGIGFNPVLKGADEPDWSAAQQSFSPEVEREIRRMKEHDALAFIFPIWWWNLPAMLKGYIDRVWNNGVAYGSNQLHHQHVLWMGLAGVSEEQMKKRNYDEMITHLLNVGIADYCGVSSSKVEFLYETLDSPPKHYEMLLNEAHHLGLNYAKSSN, from the coding sequence ATGAGAGTATTATGCGTTGTTTCACACCCGAGGAAAGATTCCCTGACCTTTAAGGTTGCAGATCGTTTCGTACAAGGTCTTTCCGAGGCTGGCCACGACTATGAGATATTGGATTTACACGGGATTGGCTTTAACCCGGTTCTAAAAGGAGCAGATGAACCTGATTGGTCAGCAGCACAGCAGTCTTTTTCCCCTGAGGTGGAAAGGGAAATAAGACGAATGAAGGAGCATGATGCTTTGGCCTTTATTTTTCCGATTTGGTGGTGGAATTTGCCAGCCATGCTAAAGGGTTATATTGACCGTGTGTGGAACAATGGGGTTGCGTACGGTTCGAACCAGCTTCATCATCAGCATGTCTTGTGGATGGGTTTGGCGGGCGTTTCCGAAGAACAGATGAAAAAGCGTAATTATGACGAGATGATTACCCATCTGCTCAATGTGGGAATTGCCGATTATTGCGGTGTCTCCAGCTCCAAGGTTGAATTTTTATATGAGACTTTGGATTCCCCTCCCAAGCATTATGAGATGCTGCTTAACGAGGCTCATCACTTGGGGCTCAATTATGCTAAATCTTCAAATTAA
- a CDS encoding winged helix-turn-helix transcriptional regulator, which yields MTEKRENSVQKKYKVGVEAALEVMGGKWKPLIIYHLMTGPKRTSELRRLIPDITQKMLTTQLRGLEKDEIVAREVYKEIPPKVEYRLTPYGWGLKPALDHLCYWGEEHLEKVHGDKSKVLEEFEPT from the coding sequence ATGACTGAAAAGAGGGAGAATAGCGTTCAAAAGAAGTATAAAGTTGGAGTAGAAGCGGCATTAGAAGTCATGGGAGGGAAGTGGAAGCCCTTAATTATCTATCATTTGATGACAGGACCGAAACGGACTTCTGAGCTTCGCCGGTTAATCCCTGACATTACGCAGAAAATGCTGACCACTCAACTAAGGGGCCTGGAAAAGGATGAGATCGTTGCACGAGAAGTTTATAAGGAAATCCCTCCTAAAGTGGAGTATAGGTTAACCCCCTACGGCTGGGGATTAAAGCCCGCCCTAGACCACTTATGCTATTGGGGAGAGGAACACCTGGAGAAAGTTCATGGTGACAAATCCAAGGTCCTGGAAGAGTTTGAACCCACTTGA
- a CDS encoding aminoglycoside N(3)-acetyltransferase, with protein sequence MEEMKEQAKQPRKILTKQDLMEQLGRCGVSTGQTLIVHTSLKSLGYVVGGAETVIRALLTLIGEQGTVMMPAQTWKNLDPVTGVHWDAEEAWWPIIREQWPAYDKAVTPAIGMGVVAEMLRTWPGAKRSDHPARSFAAVGKHAEYLTENHDLSQIFGQGSPLDKLYKLDGYVLLIGVGHDKNTSLHLAETRADFPGKTYAEESSAMTIDGERRWVTYSTQAVDDRDFVQLGAEFEQEQRITVHQVGNASVRLIRQRQLVDWTAAWMERNRV encoded by the coding sequence ATGGAAGAGATGAAGGAGCAGGCAAAACAGCCGCGAAAGATACTAACGAAGCAGGACCTCATGGAACAGCTCGGACGATGTGGGGTGTCAACAGGACAGACCTTAATCGTCCATACTTCTCTGAAGAGCCTTGGTTATGTTGTAGGCGGAGCGGAAACGGTCATCCGCGCGCTGCTCACGCTCATTGGAGAACAAGGGACGGTGATGATGCCAGCGCAAACATGGAAAAATCTTGATCCGGTGACCGGCGTTCACTGGGATGCGGAAGAGGCCTGGTGGCCGATTATCCGGGAGCAGTGGCCTGCTTACGATAAGGCGGTCACCCCGGCGATCGGGATGGGCGTTGTCGCCGAGATGCTCCGCACATGGCCGGGAGCAAAGCGCTCCGACCATCCGGCGCGGTCTTTCGCAGCCGTCGGCAAACACGCGGAATATTTGACGGAGAACCATGATTTAAGTCAAATTTTTGGCCAGGGCTCCCCTCTTGACAAGCTGTATAAGCTGGATGGCTATGTACTGCTCATCGGCGTCGGTCATGACAAGAACACCTCGCTCCATCTCGCAGAGACTAGGGCCGACTTCCCCGGAAAGACGTATGCCGAAGAAAGCAGCGCCATGACCATTGACGGCGAGCGTAGATGGGTAACCTATTCAACCCAAGCGGTCGACGATCGGGATTTTGTCCAGCTGGGCGCCGAGTTCGAGCAGGAACAGCGTATCACCGTACATCAGGTAGGGAACGCGTCTGTCCGGTTGATCCGCCAAAGACAGCTGGTTGACTGGACAGCGGCATGGATGGAGCGTAACCGGGTGTAA